A window from Acetomicrobium sp. S15 = DSM 107314 encodes these proteins:
- the arsB gene encoding ACR3 family arsenite efflux transporter, which translates to MRAKTGLRSAGERRLESPFERYLTLWVALCIAGGIVLGRVAPGLARRLDGFAIYVGEAPVISIPIAICLFFMMYPIMVKIDFGEAIKAGKSGKPVALTLFLNWAIKPFTMYAIALFFLGTVFRGFIGAEAVDLVKMPFGLDLPVGALHGSGRVVLHEGMKMLEVPLWRSYLAGCILLGIAPCTAMVLVWGYLARGNDGLTLIMVAINSLTMLLLYGPLGGFLLGVGRLPVPWQALVLSISIYVALPLVAGYFTRKWVIKAKGEVWFREKFLHALTPITIIALLTTLVLLFSFKGDVIVANPLTILWIAIPLFIQTNLIFWLGYGLARVLKLSYEDAAPAAMIGASNHFEVAIATSTMLFGLSSGAALATVVGVLIEVPVMLALVKICLATCHWFAECHLDLPHCKAKLNHPTHSSGCVSR; encoded by the coding sequence ATGAGGGCAAAGACGGGTTTAAGATCGGCGGGCGAGCGGAGGTTGGAGAGCCCCTTTGAGCGATACCTCACGCTGTGGGTGGCTTTGTGCATCGCCGGCGGTATCGTCTTAGGCAGGGTTGCCCCCGGTCTTGCCCGCAGGCTCGACGGGTTCGCCATCTATGTGGGCGAAGCGCCGGTCATATCGATCCCCATCGCGATATGCCTCTTCTTCATGATGTATCCGATAATGGTAAAGATAGACTTCGGTGAGGCCATAAAGGCGGGCAAGAGCGGTAAGCCTGTGGCCTTGACGCTCTTTTTGAACTGGGCCATAAAGCCATTCACTATGTATGCCATCGCTCTCTTCTTTTTGGGCACGGTCTTCAGGGGGTTTATCGGAGCGGAGGCGGTGGACTTGGTCAAAATGCCCTTTGGCCTGGATCTCCCTGTGGGCGCCCTTCACGGATCTGGGAGGGTGGTTCTCCACGAAGGTATGAAGATGCTCGAGGTTCCGCTCTGGCGGAGCTATCTCGCAGGTTGCATACTGCTCGGCATAGCTCCGTGCACGGCCATGGTTTTGGTGTGGGGGTATCTCGCCAGGGGCAACGATGGCCTCACGCTCATTATGGTGGCCATCAACTCCCTCACGATGCTCCTCCTTTATGGCCCTTTAGGAGGATTCCTATTGGGCGTGGGGCGTCTTCCCGTTCCGTGGCAGGCGCTCGTCCTTTCCATATCGATCTACGTGGCACTTCCCCTCGTAGCAGGTTATTTCACGAGGAAATGGGTCATCAAAGCCAAGGGAGAGGTTTGGTTTAGGGAGAAATTCCTCCATGCGCTTACGCCGATCACCATAATTGCGCTCCTTACGACGCTCGTTCTGCTCTTCAGCTTTAAAGGCGACGTCATCGTCGCAAATCCCTTGACGATATTGTGGATAGCCATACCGCTCTTCATCCAGACGAACCTCATTTTCTGGCTCGGCTATGGCCTTGCCAGGGTCCTTAAACTGTCTTACGAGGATGCGGCGCCGGCTGCCATGATCGGCGCCTCTAACCACTTCGAGGTCGCTATCGCCACGTCCACGATGCTCTTCGGCCTCTCTTCGGGCGCTGCCCTGGCGACGGTGGTGGGCGTGCTGATCGAGGTGCCGGTAATGCTTGCGCTCGTAAAGATATGCCTCGCCACTTGTCATTGGTTCGCAGAGTGCCACCTCGACCTCCCCCACTGCAAGGCAAAGCTGAATCATCCTACGCATTCCTCGGGTTGTGTTAGCAGATAA
- a CDS encoding TRAP transporter small permease subunit — MRKVYKYVTLTTQGFLVLATGVMVVIVILEVVLRYGFNTGFSWSEELSRFLFIALSFIGASEALRRGQHVSVSIFIDMLPSGVKRKVRFIVRVFMVLFLLLFAYSSFLLLKKFHFQLAPALRISMAWPHSALFLGAILMLFQLLWVMLKGSNGEEDSKSLLKDEV, encoded by the coding sequence GTGCGGAAAGTATACAAGTATGTAACGCTGACTACACAAGGTTTTCTTGTACTGGCGACTGGTGTTATGGTGGTAATAGTAATACTCGAAGTTGTTTTAAGGTACGGCTTTAATACGGGATTCTCATGGAGTGAGGAATTGTCCAGGTTCTTGTTTATCGCTTTGAGTTTTATAGGAGCCAGCGAGGCCTTGCGGAGAGGACAACATGTATCCGTTAGTATATTTATAGATATGTTGCCCAGTGGTGTAAAAAGAAAAGTAAGATTTATAGTGCGTGTTTTTATGGTATTGTTTTTATTATTGTTCGCCTATTCTAGCTTTTTACTGCTTAAGAAATTTCACTTCCAGTTGGCTCCAGCACTGAGAATCTCCATGGCATGGCCACATAGCGCTCTCTTTTTGGGTGCTATCCTTATGCTGTTTCAATTGTTATGGGTAATGCTGAAGGGCTCCAATGGAGAAGAGGATTCGAAATCTCTTCTGAAAGATGAGGTGTGA
- a CDS encoding BadF/BadG/BcrA/BcrD ATPase family protein — translation MGKFYAGFDIGSFAVHGAVVDEGGRVVYVPRSLPHFGDPLGCLFTLWQDIAKAAGKDGIASTAFTGIGAASFPKVFDGLLFDYDSVTIPKGVAKMAPDVTYVFHVGAKDSYFFRIEHIEGQPAMLEWSANSKCGGGSGTLLEKQVRRLYGGNSDSSADEAELLEHLFREAESEAALYEDLAGYNARCGVVVQSDLIHEQNEGAKRPYLLARLYATVARNYKNDVIGPRELKKEAVAVATGGVFGSDFILHRVQELTGVELRRLEAFRSVGAIGVALLALEKRNDFIMDFSRIGEVASYAREHRLYAEPLKGYLDKVHVFPDTPVELPSKGTIDVTIGVDGGSTTTKAAVIDMESGALLDKIYISTHGDPEGALRKVFRHLAQKKDRYNVRGICTTGSARKLYERILVSKSKAKALEEEGYAVPDGAVDEITCHAYGIKFHDPDIDTVFEVGGQDMKFTTFKRRDGKATDEVAEARMNYSCQAGAGQTLENMALLLGLDVKDSLQEYALKADRVPLIDATCGVFMEMEENRLIAEGFSKEEIAAAIVRATTASYYHKFVGGPQYVQEKPSCQGGPALGLAFLAAMAQVTGKDIYAYPHRELFGAWGAALVSRERVKELELQGKAVRSAYRGWDWLEESFARREVFCLDHFGPLSCGVRNCKLKIFTIGQDEVITGGFCPRGNSEGSGNAKRDYVELYHRLLEKHFDGVLYQKLEEAKLDGSPTIGIRRSGVTLGEFGVWAGALFKALGFLPVLTPVSDERIAQLGINLAHTEFCIAMKLVVGHGALLNSDERIHYIFNPSFIEEVRTSKPNRKFCIYTEAEGYMLQDILGIDRSREVIPVWHLGDESQMVESLKGELERLGLPVSIERIKEAFRYADSKKEAFLKEVSEWGDRFFEELEESGEVGYVGLGREYVVLDPEASSRSGQMFSRERGMRYIPQAFLHHLYKDIPIDDLVFNEYWYQNAAILQAAVFVARHPKLFPIRQMNFACGPDSMKFYHEKLIFDKAEKPFLHLVTDAQTNNAPFVTRAEAHERVVSRARPRRDLDIYDFALFKEKSSGSLNLGKRRWLIPYMGEASRFGAAAVRHFGLSASIIPTNTVESREYANKFIATETCFPLRGVVGDVLAHLEELARERGKDWVKENYLVFLPTTSGPCRFGKYGEVLKIFLAQLGYEGLPVLGPSSDSGYLDFEVPAPLKGFFKQSRALIQIFNAIKMSDMLDDLVRRFRPYCRDKTAFDRLYEKEIVELELLIEEKGASVGTLKEWSRKASRRFAALTTDAHDRFPLVLYVGEIYTRQHDLYANNVIRHLEEGGLEVIRGSISEWIEYVNYTTYRENPHWIHKVADLYLSFADWRFHRLFGGTNGERKVLPKPEQIIEGVEAAGIYHGDITGESPLVIGIFRELMEGRLPSKNGAKVCGIFHVGPFTCMQEGVAMAKMDAMLKEAQKKNPNVIVPVIHAFFGDSANPNLEAEIAAFREQCYLKARLA, via the coding sequence ATGGGCAAGTTCTATGCGGGCTTCGATATAGGTTCTTTTGCAGTGCACGGCGCCGTTGTGGACGAAGGGGGCCGTGTCGTATATGTGCCGAGGAGCCTTCCTCACTTCGGCGATCCGTTGGGCTGTCTTTTTACCTTATGGCAAGATATTGCGAAAGCAGCGGGCAAAGACGGCATAGCCTCTACGGCCTTTACCGGCATAGGGGCGGCTTCCTTCCCCAAGGTCTTCGATGGCCTGTTGTTCGATTACGACAGCGTCACCATACCGAAGGGCGTGGCCAAGATGGCGCCCGACGTCACATATGTCTTCCACGTCGGCGCCAAGGATTCATATTTTTTCAGGATCGAGCATATCGAGGGTCAGCCGGCGATGCTCGAGTGGTCAGCCAACAGCAAGTGCGGCGGCGGCTCCGGCACCCTGCTTGAGAAGCAGGTCCGTCGCCTTTACGGCGGCAACTCCGACTCTTCTGCGGACGAGGCTGAACTTCTGGAGCATCTCTTCCGGGAGGCCGAGAGCGAGGCCGCCCTGTACGAGGATCTCGCCGGTTATAACGCTCGCTGTGGGGTGGTGGTCCAGTCCGACCTCATTCACGAGCAGAACGAAGGGGCGAAGAGGCCCTATCTCCTGGCTCGTCTTTATGCTACCGTGGCGCGCAACTATAAAAACGACGTAATAGGCCCCAGGGAGCTTAAAAAGGAGGCCGTAGCCGTCGCCACGGGTGGCGTCTTCGGGAGCGACTTTATACTGCACCGCGTCCAGGAGTTGACCGGCGTCGAATTGAGGCGCCTGGAGGCCTTCAGGAGCGTCGGAGCCATAGGAGTAGCTTTGCTGGCTCTGGAGAAAAGAAACGATTTCATCATGGACTTCTCTCGCATCGGGGAGGTAGCTTCTTATGCGAGAGAGCACCGCCTATACGCCGAGCCGCTTAAGGGTTATCTCGACAAGGTGCACGTATTTCCCGATACGCCTGTGGAGCTGCCCTCGAAAGGGACTATCGATGTAACTATAGGTGTGGATGGAGGTTCGACCACCACAAAGGCGGCCGTCATAGACATGGAAAGCGGTGCACTTCTCGATAAGATTTACATTAGCACGCACGGCGACCCGGAGGGGGCGCTTCGCAAGGTCTTCCGGCATCTCGCGCAGAAGAAAGATCGCTACAACGTGAGGGGTATCTGCACGACCGGTTCCGCCCGCAAACTCTACGAGCGCATCTTGGTGAGCAAGTCCAAGGCCAAAGCCTTGGAGGAAGAGGGTTACGCCGTGCCCGATGGCGCCGTGGATGAGATCACCTGTCATGCCTACGGGATTAAATTCCACGACCCCGACATAGATACGGTATTCGAAGTGGGCGGCCAAGACATGAAATTCACCACTTTCAAACGCAGGGACGGCAAGGCCACCGATGAGGTGGCCGAAGCGAGGATGAACTATTCCTGCCAGGCCGGAGCGGGGCAGACGCTCGAAAACATGGCGCTCCTCTTGGGATTGGACGTCAAGGACTCCCTCCAGGAGTACGCTCTCAAGGCGGATCGCGTCCCCTTGATCGACGCCACGTGCGGCGTCTTTATGGAGATGGAAGAAAACCGCCTCATCGCCGAGGGCTTCTCCAAGGAGGAGATCGCTGCCGCCATAGTGCGAGCCACGACGGCCAGCTATTACCACAAATTCGTAGGCGGCCCGCAGTATGTCCAGGAGAAACCTTCGTGCCAGGGCGGACCGGCGCTCGGTCTGGCTTTTTTGGCCGCCATGGCTCAGGTGACGGGAAAGGACATCTACGCCTACCCGCACAGGGAGCTCTTCGGAGCCTGGGGAGCGGCGCTCGTCTCCAGAGAGCGCGTGAAGGAGCTCGAGCTGCAAGGTAAAGCTGTGCGCTCGGCATATCGCGGTTGGGATTGGCTTGAGGAATCCTTCGCCCGACGAGAGGTCTTTTGTCTCGACCACTTCGGCCCGCTATCGTGCGGCGTGCGCAATTGCAAGCTCAAGATATTCACTATAGGACAAGACGAGGTGATCACCGGCGGCTTTTGCCCCAGGGGGAACAGCGAGGGGAGTGGCAATGCCAAGAGGGATTACGTGGAACTCTACCACAGGCTATTAGAGAAACACTTCGACGGCGTGCTTTATCAAAAGCTCGAAGAGGCGAAGTTGGATGGGTCCCCAACGATCGGCATCCGCCGGAGCGGAGTGACGCTCGGCGAGTTCGGCGTATGGGCAGGTGCGCTTTTTAAGGCCCTCGGCTTTCTGCCGGTGCTGACGCCCGTTTCGGACGAGCGCATCGCACAGCTCGGCATCAACTTGGCCCATACGGAGTTTTGCATAGCCATGAAGTTGGTCGTCGGACATGGGGCGCTCTTGAACAGCGATGAGCGGATACACTACATCTTCAATCCCTCCTTCATCGAAGAGGTGCGCACCTCAAAGCCGAATAGGAAGTTCTGCATCTATACGGAGGCCGAGGGCTACATGCTCCAGGACATATTGGGGATCGATCGGAGCAGGGAGGTCATACCGGTTTGGCACTTAGGCGATGAGAGCCAGATGGTAGAGTCATTGAAGGGGGAGCTCGAGCGGTTGGGGCTTCCGGTCTCGATCGAGCGCATAAAAGAGGCCTTTCGCTACGCCGACTCTAAGAAGGAGGCCTTTTTGAAGGAAGTGAGTGAGTGGGGCGATCGCTTCTTCGAAGAGCTCGAGGAGTCGGGCGAAGTGGGTTATGTAGGGCTCGGCAGGGAATACGTCGTCTTGGACCCTGAAGCATCATCCCGCTCTGGGCAGATGTTTTCCAGGGAACGGGGGATGCGCTATATTCCTCAGGCCTTTTTGCACCACCTCTACAAGGATATACCCATAGATGACCTGGTCTTCAACGAGTATTGGTATCAAAACGCCGCCATACTTCAGGCCGCGGTCTTCGTGGCTCGTCACCCCAAGCTGTTTCCGATCAGGCAGATGAATTTTGCCTGCGGCCCAGACTCAATGAAGTTCTATCATGAAAAATTGATATTCGACAAGGCAGAAAAACCGTTCCTGCACCTGGTCACGGATGCCCAAACCAACAACGCCCCCTTCGTCACCAGGGCTGAGGCCCATGAGCGCGTGGTTTCGCGCGCCCGCCCTCGCAGGGATTTGGATATCTATGATTTCGCCCTTTTCAAGGAGAAATCGAGCGGGAGTTTGAACTTAGGGAAGAGGCGCTGGTTGATACCCTATATGGGCGAGGCCAGCCGCTTCGGTGCGGCCGCCGTGCGCCACTTCGGCCTTTCGGCCTCGATCATACCCACTAACACGGTCGAATCGCGCGAGTATGCGAACAAGTTTATAGCAACGGAGACGTGTTTCCCCTTGAGGGGCGTAGTGGGAGACGTGTTGGCCCATCTGGAGGAGCTTGCGCGAGAAAGGGGTAAGGACTGGGTTAAGGAGAATTACCTCGTCTTTTTGCCCACCACGAGCGGGCCGTGCCGCTTCGGCAAATACGGCGAAGTCTTGAAGATATTTTTGGCGCAGTTGGGTTATGAGGGTCTGCCGGTGCTCGGCCCTTCGTCCGATAGCGGTTATCTGGACTTCGAAGTGCCGGCACCGCTTAAGGGATTTTTCAAGCAATCGCGGGCCCTCATTCAGATATTCAACGCCATAAAGATGAGCGACATGCTCGATGACCTGGTGCGGCGCTTCCGCCCCTATTGCCGGGACAAGACCGCCTTCGATAGGCTTTACGAGAAGGAGATCGTGGAGCTGGAACTCTTGATCGAAGAAAAAGGGGCCTCCGTGGGCACGCTAAAGGAATGGAGCAGAAAGGCTAGCCGAAGGTTCGCCGCCCTCACCACCGACGCACATGACCGCTTTCCTCTCGTCCTTTATGTGGGCGAGATTTATACCAGGCAGCACGACCTCTACGCCAATAATGTCATTAGACACCTCGAGGAAGGGGGACTTGAGGTCATCCGTGGCTCGATTTCCGAATGGATCGAGTACGTGAACTACACCACATACCGAGAGAACCCTCATTGGATCCACAAAGTAGCCGACCTCTATCTGTCCTTTGCCGATTGGCGGTTTCACAGGCTCTTCGGCGGGACGAACGGGGAGAGGAAGGTGCTTCCCAAGCCGGAGCAGATAATAGAGGGGGTTGAGGCTGCAGGCATCTATCACGGCGACATCACTGGCGAATCGCCGCTTGTTATAGGGATCTTCCGCGAACTTATGGAAGGTCGCCTCCCCTCTAAGAACGGAGCCAAGGTGTGCGGCATTTTCCACGTGGGCCCCTTCACGTGCATGCAGGAAGGGGTGGCGATGGCCAAGATGGACGCCATGCTCAAGGAGGCTCAAAAGAAGAACCCGAACGTGATAGTGCCCGTCATTCACGCCTTTTTTGGCGATTCGGCCAACCCCAACTTGGAGGCCGAGATAGCGGCCTTCCGCGAGCAATGTTATCTCAAGGCGAGGCTCGCGTGA
- a CDS encoding Ldh family oxidoreductase, which yields MYKVSYDRLIEITSQILEGFGYPPDKAAITAETLVEADARGVPSHGVARLEFYKSNIDLGFAVPAAEPEVVAETPLSLTVDGHKGVGPYVSLFSVNRCLEKAKQSGAAFAAVRKSNHFGMAGLWAERFAKEGFIGIALTNTIRAGIPTFGRERMLGTNPICVAIPGHGDDMFMVDIATSTVSRGKVEVYDRRGKKMPEGWGVGSDGHVTTDPGEIVKLMRPGNPFGGLLYLGGEGELLGGHKGYGLALLVELLCVGLSLGDLSRDALTVKDATVCHFFGAVNLALFGDAVAIRHKVSEILDAMRKSAKAEGQERIYIPGEKETENRAKSLREGIQLDDATLNLLNKYAAELSIEPLA from the coding sequence ATGTATAAGGTATCGTATGATAGATTGATCGAAATAACATCACAAATACTCGAAGGTTTTGGTTACCCTCCCGACAAGGCTGCGATAACGGCGGAAACGCTCGTTGAAGCCGATGCTCGGGGCGTGCCTTCTCACGGGGTGGCGCGCCTTGAGTTCTACAAAAGCAACATCGATTTGGGCTTTGCGGTGCCGGCTGCGGAGCCCGAGGTGGTTGCGGAAACGCCCTTGAGTCTGACCGTAGATGGCCACAAGGGCGTAGGACCTTATGTGTCGCTTTTTTCCGTGAATCGGTGCCTTGAGAAGGCAAAGCAATCCGGCGCGGCCTTTGCTGCCGTCCGCAAGTCCAATCACTTCGGCATGGCTGGCCTATGGGCCGAAAGGTTTGCCAAGGAAGGCTTTATAGGCATAGCCCTCACGAACACGATCCGCGCGGGCATCCCCACTTTCGGCAGGGAGCGCATGTTGGGGACGAATCCCATATGCGTGGCCATTCCAGGTCATGGCGACGATATGTTCATGGTCGACATTGCCACATCCACCGTCTCCAGGGGAAAGGTCGAAGTCTATGACCGCCGCGGCAAGAAAATGCCCGAAGGATGGGGCGTCGGGAGCGATGGGCACGTCACCACGGATCCCGGGGAGATAGTCAAGCTCATGCGGCCCGGCAATCCCTTCGGTGGGCTCCTCTATCTCGGAGGAGAGGGAGAGCTCTTGGGAGGGCACAAGGGATATGGCCTCGCCCTTTTGGTGGAACTCTTGTGCGTCGGGCTTTCTTTAGGTGACTTAAGCCGCGATGCTCTGACCGTAAAAGATGCCACGGTCTGCCACTTTTTTGGCGCCGTAAACCTCGCGCTCTTCGGTGACGCTGTGGCCATAAGGCACAAGGTGAGCGAAATTCTCGATGCCATGAGGAAAAGCGCTAAGGCGGAGGGGCAGGAGCGCATATACATTCCGGGCGAGAAGGAGACGGAGAACAGAGCGAAGTCCTTGCGCGAGGGCATTCAGCTCGATGACGCCACTTTGAATTTATTGAATAAGTATGCAGCTGAGCTAAGTATAGAGCCGCTCGCATAA
- a CDS encoding NAD(P)-dependent oxidoreductase, translating to MYSAEALKMKLGLIGFGQVGSAFAKGLRKEGFPHIVAYDKMQDTQQYGDMIKRRAKEADIELLSDAEQLVKNSDIIICVTSASVAVESAQQILPFIAPNHIYADLNSTSPEVKERIANLIMETEAKFVDGAIMGSISLYGYKSQILVCGDGAEIFAKALSTWGMNIRKIGDKPGQASALKMVRSVWAKGIEALLIESLLAAYEYEILEPVFESVCEMMQEDFATLANMLITTDAIHAQRRAHEMDEVIRTLQHVGADFTMSQATRNKLQWSANLGLKEDYKGEIPNDFREVLAKLAQKSH from the coding sequence ATCTATAGTGCGGAGGCCTTAAAAATGAAACTAGGCTTAATTGGATTTGGCCAAGTAGGATCAGCTTTTGCTAAGGGGCTTCGCAAAGAAGGGTTTCCTCACATTGTAGCATACGATAAAATGCAAGACACTCAACAATACGGCGATATGATTAAACGTAGAGCAAAAGAAGCTGATATCGAGCTTTTATCAGATGCGGAGCAGCTTGTAAAGAATTCAGACATTATAATATGTGTCACCTCTGCAAGTGTTGCTGTTGAGTCAGCGCAACAAATTTTGCCGTTTATCGCTCCGAATCACATTTATGCTGACCTCAATTCTACCTCGCCTGAAGTAAAAGAACGGATAGCTAACCTTATCATGGAGACTGAGGCTAAGTTCGTGGATGGCGCTATCATGGGTAGCATCTCGCTTTATGGATATAAATCTCAAATTTTAGTGTGTGGCGACGGTGCTGAAATATTTGCGAAAGCCCTATCAACTTGGGGTATGAATATAAGAAAAATTGGGGATAAACCTGGTCAAGCATCAGCATTAAAGATGGTCCGCAGCGTATGGGCCAAAGGCATAGAGGCACTTTTGATCGAATCTCTTTTGGCTGCTTATGAGTACGAGATCCTTGAGCCGGTTTTCGAATCCGTATGTGAGATGATGCAGGAAGATTTTGCAACCCTTGCAAATATGTTGATCACCACAGATGCCATACACGCTCAAAGACGAGCTCACGAGATGGATGAAGTGATACGAACTTTACAACATGTAGGAGCCGATTTCACCATGTCCCAAGCGACGAGAAATAAACTTCAATGGAGTGCCAATCTTGGCCTTAAAGAAGACTACAAAGGGGAAATTCCTAACGATTTTCGCGAAGTTTTGGCTAAATTAGCACAAAAATCACATTAA
- the dctP gene encoding TRAP transporter substrate-binding protein DctP, whose amino-acid sequence MKRGKRFSVVILTFVLVILMPIVAGAADKTYTLKYATTGPADPVTYTPYSVGFVFKTLVEAQSQGKVKVELFPGGQLGNQRETIEGVMMGTVEIASTNIAALSGFFPPADIFSIPYLFSSDNEAIAVLDGPFGIKFIEEMAKKLELRVVGGISLLGFRHLTNSVRPIKTPGDVKGLKFRTMDTPIFIEMFKAMGAHATPISITEVYLALQLGTVDGQENPASVTRSYKFHEVQKYMTLDGHTMGMQVAVMNESYLKSLPDEIRKTILRCMRDAVVNVRGVTKLSEQIDIDAMRNEGLQIYAPTEDELEQFRKITQQPCIELLKANISEDWINGVLGAVEEAKEKVEAEYKKFVF is encoded by the coding sequence ATGAAAAGGGGTAAAAGGTTTAGTGTTGTTATTTTGACTTTCGTGCTTGTTATCTTGATGCCCATCGTAGCAGGCGCCGCAGACAAGACTTATACCCTGAAGTATGCCACCACTGGTCCAGCGGATCCTGTCACCTATACGCCCTATAGTGTTGGTTTTGTTTTCAAGACACTGGTAGAGGCTCAGTCTCAAGGAAAAGTCAAGGTCGAACTTTTCCCTGGCGGGCAGTTAGGTAACCAAAGGGAGACAATTGAGGGAGTCATGATGGGGACTGTTGAAATAGCTTCGACTAATATAGCGGCCCTTTCCGGTTTTTTCCCTCCGGCCGATATCTTTTCGATACCCTACCTATTTTCTTCAGATAATGAAGCCATAGCTGTGCTTGACGGTCCGTTTGGAATCAAATTTATCGAAGAGATGGCAAAAAAATTGGAGCTTAGAGTTGTTGGTGGGATAAGTCTCCTTGGTTTTAGGCATTTAACCAACAGCGTTAGACCTATAAAGACTCCAGGTGACGTCAAAGGTTTGAAGTTTAGGACAATGGATACGCCAATTTTCATTGAAATGTTTAAAGCTATGGGTGCACATGCTACACCGATCTCTATAACAGAAGTGTATTTAGCTCTTCAGCTGGGCACGGTAGATGGCCAGGAAAATCCAGCCAGCGTAACAAGGTCTTACAAGTTCCATGAAGTTCAGAAATATATGACCTTAGATGGCCATACTATGGGTATGCAAGTTGCTGTTATGAATGAATCTTATCTCAAATCTCTTCCAGATGAAATTAGGAAGACTATATTGCGCTGTATGAGAGATGCTGTCGTGAATGTGCGAGGGGTCACCAAGCTAAGCGAGCAGATCGATATTGATGCAATGAGGAATGAAGGATTGCAAATCTACGCACCCACGGAAGACGAGCTCGAACAATTTAGAAAAATTACACAGCAACCTTGCATAGAGTTGCTAAAAGCTAACATATCTGAAGACTGGATAAATGGCGTATTGGGTGCGGTAGAGGAGGCCAAGGAAAAGGTGGAAGCTGAATATAAAAAATTTGTTTTTTAG
- a CDS encoding sodium:solute symporter family protein — translation MSVQLAILVGYIVLLYAVSWYATQLVKRGGGGALNYLLAGRHFPTVVVATMITGLAVGGASTVGVAEGAYTQGLSAGWYNAAWGAGGIIAGLLVAEAFRRMEVRTIPEMMERMYGPSARLVSIVAQLLIMMVITSLQYVAGGAILTALLPSIFTFQQGVLLTALVFVGITLIGGYWAAGLANVINVILIYVGVVVALFFSFSNFGGFDAIASRLPAGGSWFHPIRGVGLSVVVAWMVVMITQTFSVQAISQIAFAAKDGPAARRGFIIGGIITLPAGFLCAFFGIIAAAQFPGLKNAAMALPTLVTQITPLVGGLLLAALWAADISTAVGLLLGCSTLVTEDFLKRLVPGMVSPKREVLISRLAVLLVSAATLWLALTSVGILKTVTTALAMTSSFTLLILANIYVPSLCRKATGFWTILASVLVWLAWTWLPAVRIVPHVIYLEWPVCLVVFALCAVLSREPAERLIKATAELGS, via the coding sequence ATGAGCGTTCAGTTGGCGATATTGGTAGGATACATCGTTCTGCTCTACGCGGTTTCGTGGTATGCTACGCAGCTTGTGAAGCGCGGCGGAGGAGGGGCCTTGAACTATCTGCTGGCCGGAAGGCATTTCCCGACCGTGGTCGTGGCCACTATGATCACCGGGCTCGCCGTGGGTGGCGCCTCGACCGTCGGCGTGGCTGAGGGAGCCTACACCCAGGGGCTGTCGGCCGGCTGGTACAATGCCGCCTGGGGGGCCGGCGGCATCATAGCGGGCCTCTTGGTCGCCGAGGCTTTTAGGCGCATGGAAGTGCGCACCATCCCCGAGATGATGGAGCGGATGTACGGACCTTCGGCCAGGTTGGTGAGCATAGTTGCACAGCTTCTGATAATGATGGTGATCACTTCGCTCCAGTACGTGGCGGGCGGGGCGATCCTCACGGCTTTGCTCCCCTCTATTTTCACGTTTCAGCAAGGCGTGCTCTTGACGGCCTTGGTCTTCGTGGGCATCACGCTGATAGGGGGTTATTGGGCGGCCGGGCTCGCAAACGTGATCAACGTCATCTTGATCTACGTCGGTGTGGTGGTGGCCCTCTTTTTCTCCTTCTCCAATTTTGGGGGTTTCGACGCCATAGCCTCGCGTCTCCCTGCGGGGGGATCCTGGTTTCACCCGATAAGGGGTGTCGGGCTTTCTGTCGTGGTCGCCTGGATGGTCGTCATGATCACCCAGACATTTTCGGTTCAAGCCATCTCGCAGATAGCTTTCGCCGCTAAGGATGGCCCTGCGGCCCGCCGTGGCTTCATTATAGGTGGCATCATAACGCTGCCAGCCGGGTTTTTGTGCGCCTTTTTCGGCATCATCGCGGCAGCTCAATTTCCTGGACTGAAAAACGCTGCCATGGCTCTTCCTACCTTGGTGACCCAGATCACGCCCTTGGTCGGCGGATTGCTGCTGGCTGCCCTTTGGGCCGCCGACATCTCTACGGCTGTGGGATTGCTTTTGGGGTGCTCGACCCTCGTCACGGAAGATTTCCTGAAGCGGCTCGTGCCGGGGATGGTATCACCAAAGAGAGAAGTCCTCATATCTCGCCTTGCGGTTTTGCTGGTGAGCGCGGCTACGCTGTGGTTGGCCCTCACATCCGTCGGGATTTTAAAGACCGTCACTACGGCCCTCGCCATGACTTCGTCCTTCACGCTACTTATTCTGGCCAACATCTACGTTCCGAGCCTGTGCAGGAAAGCGACGGGCTTTTGGACGATCCTCGCTTCTGTGCTCGTATGGTTGGCCTGGACGTGGCTGCCAGCCGTGCGCATCGTTCCGCACGTAATATACCTCGAGTGGCCCGTTTGCCTTGTGGTGTTTGCCCTTTGCGCCGTCTTGAGCAGGGAGCCGGCGGAACGGCTGATAAAAGCGACAGCTGAATTGGGCAGCTGA